The window CACGGCCCGGAGCGTCCACGACGGGGAGGAGTTCCTTTACGTCCTCTCCGGGAAGGTGACGGTGTGCCTCGGAAGCCTTTCCGACGTGCTCGAGGAGGGGGACAGCGTCTATTACAATTCCACGATCCCCCACCACGTCCATTCCGCGGACGAACGGGAGGCGCTCATCCTCGCGGTGATCCACGCCGGCGCCTGACGCTCGCATGCGCCCCGGGACCGTTTCGGAGGGAATCCGGTTCGCGGCGGAGGTCGCTTCCGACCCGTCCGGTGTCCTGATCCTCTGGAAAGCCGCCTCCGGCGGGAAAGTCGTCGGCTGCCTCGCTGCCATCCCGATTCCGGAACTGCTGCACGCCGCCGGCCTGTTGCCGATCGCCATCGAATCCCCTGAAGATCGTGCCTTGGTCTCCCCGCAGGTCGACGCGTGGCTGGTCGAGGCGGATCCCTCTCCGTTCCCGCCCCCCTCGGTAGGGAGCCCGCGATTTGTATTCCCGTGCGCCAAACTCGTGAATGTCGAAGAGGCGCTGGACCGGGTCGAGGCAATGGCGGAGTGGGCGTGCGGCGTCTCGGGCTTCCCGGCATCCGAGGGGCCCCTGTGGAAATCGATTCGATCCTTTGCGGTCCGGCGATCGCTCCTTGACGCGCTCGACGATCGATGCGCCCGGGAACCCGGGTTCCTGACTCCGGAAGAACGCCGCAATCTCCTGCACGCGGGGATCTTCCTTCCCCCCGAGACGCACTCGCGCCTCCTCTCGTCGATTCTCCTCGTCAACCATGAATCCGCCGCCATTTCAGGGGAAGGGGAGCGGGGGGACCCTCTGATCGTACTGGCAAGGCGCTTGATGTAACCCCCGACATCCATTTCGAACGCGTTTTTATTATTGACATGTCATGCCGTCCCCGGGTAGCATTTTGCCAGTTAACGTAAGGTGGGGGCACATGACCAGGATTGCCGAGGGTACGTACGCGATCGGCGAGATCAGCCGCCTGGTCGACCTGTCGCAGCGCACGATCCGCTACTACGAGGAGATCGGGCTCCTGCACAGCATCCGCCGGATCGAGAACGGGAAGCGCGTCTACACCGACCACGACGTCCGCCGCTTGAAGTTCATCCGCCGCCTGAAGGTCCTGGGCCTCTCCCTCGCGGAGATGGTCGAACTCGAAAAAATCTACCGGAAGCAGCGAAACAACCGGGAGATCCTCCCGAAACTCCTCGACATCCTCGACGAGCGGGCCGCGCAGATCGACGAGCGCGTCGCCCAGCTCATGGCGTTGAAGAAAGAGATACGGGAGTACCAGCAGCGCCTGCGGAACAAGGTGCTGCAGGACACCGCACAGGAAGATCCGGGACCGCCCGGAAAGGAGATGCGCACATGAAGGAAGTCGTCATCACCGGAGCCGCAAGGACCGCCATAGGGTCGCTGATGGGGGGACTGTCCGGAATTTCCGCCCCACGGCTCGGTGCCGTCGCAATCGCGGAGGCGGTTTCCCGGAGCGGGATCGGGAAGCAGGACGTGGAACAGGTGATCATGGGGAACGTCCTTTCCGCGGGAATCGGCCAGGCGCCTGCCCGCCAGGCCGGGATCTACGCCGGCATCCCGGTCTCCGCCGGGGCGCTCACCATCAACAAGATGTGCGGGTCCGGCCTCAAGGCCGTCATGCTCGCCGCCCAGTCCGTCGCCACGGAAGAGTTCGAGGTCCTGGTCGCCGGCGGGATGGAGTCGATGAGCCAGGCTCCGTACCTGTTGAAAAAGGCGCGCTCCGGGTACCGGATGGGAAACGACACCATCTACGACCACCTGATCGTCGACGGCCTTTGGGACGTCTACAACGACCTCCACATGGGGAATTGCGCCGAGACACTGGCGAAGGAGCACAAGATCTCGCGCGAGGATCAGGACGCGTTCGCGGCATCTTCGTACACGCGTGCCCTTTCCGCCATCAAGAACGGGAAATTCGCCGCGGAAATCGTCCCGGTACCGGTACCGCAGCGCAAAGGAGACCCGGTGCCGTTCCTGGTGGACGAGGAGCCCGGTCGCGGGAATGTGGCGAAGCTGCCCAACCTGCGGACCGTTTTCGAGAAGAACGGCACAGTTACTGCGGGGAACGCCTCGACGATCAACGACGGGGCGGCGGCCCTGGTGGTGATGTCCGCGGAGGCGGCGAAACGACTCGGGGCAAAACCGCTGGCGCGCATCGTCGGGTACGCGACGGCCTCCCTCGAGCCGGTCTGGTTCACGATCGCCCCCGTCGATGCGATCCGGAAGCTTCTTCAGAAGACGGGCATCGCGAAGGAAAAGGTGGGGCTCTTCGAGATCAACGAGGCGTTCGCGGGGGTGACGATCGCCGCCATCCGGGGACTCTCGCTGGATCCCGAGCGCGTAAACGTGAACGGCGGCGCGGTGTCTCTGGGGCATCCCGTGGGATGTTCCGGGGCGCGGATCCTCACCACGCTGCTGTACGCGATGGCCGACCGGGGAGAACGGTACGGGGTCGCCTCCCTTTGCATCGGCGGCGGGGAAGCGGTCGCCGTGATGGTTGAGAAGCTGTAGATATGCTTTAAATATTGCAGTTAACTATTTGATATTAAATTGACAACTATGGGAGAACCAATGGGCATTTCGAAGATCGGCATCCTCGGGGCCGGCCAGATGGGAAGCGGAATCGCGCAGGTTTCCCTGATGAGCGGCTTGCAGGTCGTCCTGAACGACGTGTCCGACGTGGTCCTCGTCCGGTCCCGCGCGGGAATCGGGAAGGGACTCGACATCCTCGTCCGCAAGGAAAAGATCACATCCCAGGAGAAGGACCGGGCACTCTCCGGCCTCCTGACGACGACCGATCTCGCCGGGTTCGCCGCCTGCGACCTCGTCGTCGAGGCGGCGACGGAACGGGAGGACCTGAAGCTCTCCCTCTTCCGGAAACTCGACGAGGCGGTACCCGAAGGGCGAATCCTCGCGACGAATACCTCCTCCATTTCGATCACGAAGATCGCCGCCGCCACGAAGCGTCCTTCCAGGGTGATCGGGATGCATTTCATGAACCCGGTCCCCCTCATGAAGCTCGTCGAGGTGATCCGGGGGCTCCAGACGTCAAAGGAAACGTTCGACGAGACGATGGCGCTCGCCCGCGCGCTCGGGAAGGAACCGGTTCCCGCGAACGACTTCCCGGGGTTCATCGCCAACCGGATCCTCATGCCGATGATCAACGAGGCGGTCTACGCCTTGATGGAAGGGGTGGGAGAGGCCGCCGACATCGACGCGATCATGAAGATGGGTGCGAACCACCCGATGGGCCCGCTGGCGCTGGCGGACCTCATCGGCCTCGACACCTGCCTCGAGGTGATGAACGTCCTGCAGCAGGGATTGGGCGACTCGAAGTACCGCCCGTGCCCGCTCCTGCGCAAGCACGTCGAGGCGGGGTACCTCGGGAAGAAGACGGGACGAGGCTTCTACGTCTACGAGAAGGCCTAAGGAGGAGCCGATGGGATACGAGAACCTGCTGGTCGACGTTTCGGAACGGATCGCGACGGTAACCTTCAATCGCCCGAAATCCCTGAACGCATTGAATCCCGCGACGGTGCGGGAACTCGGCGCCGCCATGGAAGAGCTTTCCGCTCGTCCGGACGTGGGAGCGGTCCTCCTGACCGGGGCCGGGGAGAAGGCGTTCATCGCCGGGGCCGACATCTCCGTGATGAAAGGGTTCACCACGCTGGAGGCGCTCGATTTCTCCCTCATGGGACAGCGGGTCCTCGCCTTCATCGAGACGATGTCCCAGCCGGTCATCGGCGTGATCAACGGCTTCGCGCTCGGCGGGGGGTGCGAGGTGGCGATGGCGTGCGACCTGCTGATCGCCGCGGACACGGCCCGGTTCGGCCAGCCGGAAGTGAACCTCGGCATCATCCCGGGATACGGCGGAACGCAGCGCCTGCCGCGCCTGGTCGGGCGGAACCTCGCGAAGGAGCTCGTCCTCACCGGGGAGATGATCTCCGCGCAGCGGGCGTACGAGATCGGCCTGGTGAACAAGGTCGTCCCGGCGGCGGAGCTGATGGGCGCGGCGAGGGAGATCGCGAAAAAGATCCTCTCCAGGGGCCCGGCGGCCGTCCGCACCGCGAAGATGGCGATGAACCGGGGACTCGACCTCGATC is drawn from bacterium and contains these coding sequences:
- a CDS encoding MerR family transcriptional regulator; translation: MTRIAEGTYAIGEISRLVDLSQRTIRYYEEIGLLHSIRRIENGKRVYTDHDVRRLKFIRRLKVLGLSLAEMVELEKIYRKQRNNREILPKLLDILDERAAQIDERVAQLMALKKEIREYQQRLRNKVLQDTAQEDPGPPGKEMRT
- a CDS encoding acetyl-CoA C-acetyltransferase; translated protein: MKEVVITGAARTAIGSLMGGLSGISAPRLGAVAIAEAVSRSGIGKQDVEQVIMGNVLSAGIGQAPARQAGIYAGIPVSAGALTINKMCGSGLKAVMLAAQSVATEEFEVLVAGGMESMSQAPYLLKKARSGYRMGNDTIYDHLIVDGLWDVYNDLHMGNCAETLAKEHKISREDQDAFAASSYTRALSAIKNGKFAAEIVPVPVPQRKGDPVPFLVDEEPGRGNVAKLPNLRTVFEKNGTVTAGNASTINDGAAALVVMSAEAAKRLGAKPLARIVGYATASLEPVWFTIAPVDAIRKLLQKTGIAKEKVGLFEINEAFAGVTIAAIRGLSLDPERVNVNGGAVSLGHPVGCSGARILTTLLYAMADRGERYGVASLCIGGGEAVAVMVEKL
- a CDS encoding 3-hydroxybutyryl-CoA dehydrogenase, which gives rise to MGISKIGILGAGQMGSGIAQVSLMSGLQVVLNDVSDVVLVRSRAGIGKGLDILVRKEKITSQEKDRALSGLLTTTDLAGFAACDLVVEAATEREDLKLSLFRKLDEAVPEGRILATNTSSISITKIAAATKRPSRVIGMHFMNPVPLMKLVEVIRGLQTSKETFDETMALARALGKEPVPANDFPGFIANRILMPMINEAVYALMEGVGEAADIDAIMKMGANHPMGPLALADLIGLDTCLEVMNVLQQGLGDSKYRPCPLLRKHVEAGYLGKKTGRGFYVYEKA
- a CDS encoding enoyl-CoA hydratase-related protein, whose amino-acid sequence is MGYENLLVDVSERIATVTFNRPKSLNALNPATVRELGAAMEELSARPDVGAVLLTGAGEKAFIAGADISVMKGFTTLEALDFSLMGQRVLAFIETMSQPVIGVINGFALGGGCEVAMACDLLIAADTARFGQPEVNLGIIPGYGGTQRLPRLVGRNLAKELVLTGEMISAQRAYEIGLVNKVVPAAELMGAAREIAKKILSRGPAAVRTAKMAMNRGLDLDLGNACALEASLFAAGFSTSDREEGIAAFLEKRKANFTGK